The Obesumbacterium proteus DNA window TTTAAAATAAAGCTTGAAAGAAGTACAACCACTTCTCGTAGTTTACGTTGTGGGGCTATAGCTCAGCTGGGAGAGCGCTTGCATGGCATGCAAGAGGTCAGCGGTTCGATCCCGCTTAGCTCCACCAAAATTTGAAAAGCCGACAGAGATGTCGGCTTTTTGCTTTTCTGCATTTCGTTCTGAAATTCTTTTCTCTTTCCGTTCTCTGATCTCAACGCTTTCGTTATTGATTCAATAAACGGCCTGCGTAATAGCCCTGTAAGCAACGCTACGGACTTTTCTGTAAAAAGAGATGCCGTTAGGTGACAGACAATAAAAAAGGCGCCTAAGCGCCTTTTAGCCAATCAGAATTTGCCTAACGTATTACAGGAACAGACCCGCAATCGACGCAGACAGAATACTAACCAGTGTAGAACCGTAAACCAGTTTCAGACCGAAACGAGCAACGACGTTTCCTTGGTGTTCGTTCAGACCTTTGATAGCGCCTGCAACAATACCGATAGAAGAGAAGTTAGCGAAGGAAACCAAGAACACAGACAGGATGCCCAGTGAACGAGGAGACAGTTCGGTTGCAATTTTCTGCAGGTCAATCATGGCAACGAATTCGTTAGAAACTAACTTGGTTGCCATGATGCTGCCAACGTTCAGCGCTTCGTGGCTTGGTACGCCCATTACCCATGCAAATGGATAGAAGACATAGCCCAGCAGTCTCTGGAAAGTCATGCCGTCAACGTGGAACAGCGCGAAGACCCATTCGGTCAGGCCGTTCAACGCAGCAATCAGCGCGATGAAACCAATCAGCATTGCGGAAACGATAATCGCAACTTTGAAACCAGCCAGGATATATTCGCCCAGCATTTCAAAGAAGCTCTGACCTTCGTGGGTGTTTTTCAGCTGGATGTCAGCCTCACCTTCCACAGAATAAGGGTTAATCAGGGACAGTACGATAAAGGTACTGAACATGTTTAACACCAATGCGGCTACCACAAACTTGGCATCCAGCATGGTCATGTATGCACCAACGATAGACATAGAAACGGTAGACATCGCCGTTGCTGCCATGGTGTACATACGTTTTTCAGACATTTTGCCCAGAACATCTTTGTACGCAATGAAGTTCTCAGACTGACCCAGAATCAGCGAGCTCACGGCGTTGAAAGATTCCAGTTTACCCATGCCGTTGATTTTAGACAGCACGGTACCAATTGCGCGGATGATAACCGGCAATACGCGGATGTGCTGAAGAATACCAATCAAAGCAGAGATAAAGACGATTGGGCACAGTACGTTCAGGAAGAAGAAGGCCAGACCTTTGTCACTCATGTTACCGAAGACGAAGTTGGTACCTTCTGCCGCATATTTGAGCAGCGTTTCGAAGAACCCAGAGAAACCCTTCACAAAGCCCAAACCAATGTTGGAGTTCAGGAAGAAGTAAGCCAGCAGGATTTCAACAACTAACAGCTGAACAATGAAGCGCACGCGAATGCTTTTGCGATCGCGGCTAACGAGCAGGGCAAGTACCGCTACCACCGCAAGGGCTAAAACAAAATGCAAAATAGGGGACATACAGTGCTCCAAATTATGAGGCAGGCTAAATTTCGCAGCACATTCTATGTAACGGCACAGGTAAAAACGAGACTTCGGTTGCAAATATTGAAATTGTTATAACGTAAATCAAGAAAAAAGTTAGAAAAGTAACAAAAAGCCCCCAAGGACCATGTTGATGAAAGTTTGAGAAGTTGTGATATTATTATTAGACACCATAGTTCGCTTATTTGGAAGAAATGCCAGAAGCGAGGGTGTCGACGTGTTTAAGAGCTGAAAGCGCCTTGTCAGACTCCACAAGCAAACGGCCTATCGAACGGATAGGAAGTATCGTTTAAGTTGATATTGATAATCATTATCACTTATACAATAATGGAGTTAATCACGAAGTTTAGGTCACAAATCGTTAGTGTGACTATAGGTGTTAAGGTGGCTGGTATGCTTGATTCACGTGTTGCAGAAACAACTCCTCCTGCGTCGCGAAAGATAAAATTTTCGCTGATGGGACCTGCCTTTATCGCCGCCATCGGCTATATCGATCCCGGTAACTTTGCGACCAATATTCAGGCCGGTGCGTCTTACGGCTATAAGCTGCTGTGGGTTGTTGTATGGGCCAACTTTATGGCCATGCTGATCCAACTTCTTTCCGCAAAACTTGGCATCGCGACCGGTAAAAACTTAGCGGAACATATTCGCGATCGCTTTCCTCGTCCGGCCGTTTGGGCTTATTGGGTGCAGGCTGAAATCATTGCCATGGCGACCGATTTGGCTGAGTTTATCGGGGCCGCGATTGGCTTCAAGTTATTGCTGGGCTGTACGTTGTTGGAAGGGGCGGTGTTAACCGGTATTGCCACTTTCCTGATCCTAACGCTACAACGCCGTGGACAGAAACCGCTTGAGCTGGTTATCGGTGGTTTGCTGCTTTTCGTTGCTGCGGCTTATATCGTGGAGCTGGTGTTCTCTCAGCCGAGCATTGCTCAACTTGCGCACGGGATGTTGGTTCCGGATTTACCCACTCACGAAGCGGTATTTTTGGCAGCCGGTGTGTTAGGCGCAACGATCATGCCGCATGTGATTTACCTGCATTCGTCTCTGACACAAACTTCTGCGTCGTTGGGAACCAAGGCCGAACGTTACTCTTCCACTAAACTCGACGTTGCCATTGCAATGACCATCGCCGGTTTTGTTAACCTTGCGATGATGGCAACCGCAGCGGCAGCGTTTCATTTTAGCGGCCACAGTGGAATTGCAGAGCTGGACCAAGCTTATTTAACGCTAAAACCGCTGCTGGGTAATGCTGCTGCCACTATTTTTGGTTTGAGCTTAGTCGCTGCCGGTTTGTCTTCTACCGTGGTGGGAACCTTGGCGGGTCAGGTGGTTATGCAGGGCTTTGTGCGTTTTTACATTCCGCTCTGGGTGCGCCGAGTGGTGACCATGCTGCCTTCTTTCATCGTGATTATGGCAGGGCTGGATGCGACCCGTATCCTATTGTTAAGTCAGGTGCTGCTGAGCTTTGGTATTGCTCTGGCACTGGTGCCGCTGCTGCGCTTCACCGGCGATAAAGAACTGATGGGCGACATGGTGAACGGACGTACCGTTCAGGCGCTGGGTAAAGTTATTGTGGTCGTGGTCGTCGGCCTCAACTTCTACCTGTTGGTGAGCATGTTGTTTTAAGGCTTAGAAGATTTGTTTTTAGAAGATTTATAGAAAAGCAGGTTCATTTTCGTGAACCTGCTTTTTTTATTCAGCCATTAGTGATGGCCATGCCCGTGGCCACGATCGTCGTGGTCATGGCGGTCATGTTTTTTATAGTGACCATAATGGTTGCCACGGTCATGATGCTTATATTTGTTTTTATGGTCATAGCGATAATACTTCCCGCCGCGTGAATAGTAGTTTTTCTGCCACCAGTTATGGTCACGCCAGCGGCCACCATCCCAGTAATAGCCGCGAGGACTGCGGTCACCAACCCAACGGCCTTGATGATTGCGCCACCAGTTTTGATCGCGCCAGTCATAGCCATCCCAGTAATTCCCTCGCTGATCGCGATCGCCAAGATGCAAACTCACGCCGGGAAGTAAATCGATATCAGCTGACGTGGCCTGTGCAACGCCCAGAGGCATCAGGCTACAAAAAGCAAAAATAACTGCAGCTATACGCGGGTTCATGTTTTTCTCCTTTACGGGGAAGGACGTTGGTTGGCATCATCTTCAATGAACAACACATAACGCCGTCATTCCTTTATGTGAGCTGATATTAGCATTGTGAATGTGATTACAATGTGGAGAAATGGGGGAATCCGCTGTTAATCGCGACGTTTGAGATTATTCTGGCGGCCTAGCGAATTTTAGGAGCAGTACACGTGAGCAAAAGTGAAAAACAGAAGATGATTGAGGGCGAAAACTACTACTCATCGGATCCTGAGTTAGTGGCCGATCGGCTACGCGCGATTGATTTATGTTTCCAGTTTAACCATACGCTACCGTCGCAGCAGCAGGCGCGCAAAGAGCTGCTGGAAGCGCTGTTGCCAAATGTGGATAAGCAGGCTGAGATCACCGGGCCGTTCTTTTGCGACTATGGTTACAACATTAAAATTGGGCAGCGTTTTTACGCCAATACGGATCTGACTATTTTGGATATCGCGCCTGTGACTATCGGCGATGACGTGATGTTCGCCCCTCATGTGCAGCTATATACCGCGGCACATCCTACCCATCCTGAACGACGAATTTCAGGCATTGAGTTTGGTAAGCCGATCACGATTGGCAACAAAGTGTGGATTGGCGGCGGGGTGATTGTGTGTCCGGGTGTCACCATCGGTGATGGTTCTGTAATTGGTGCTGGCAGCGTGGTAACGAAAGATATCCCGCCGCGTGTTGTTGCAGCGGGAAATCCATGTCGTGTATTGCGTTCGGTCGATGAAGATTAACTGGCCAGGGTTTTTTCGATAGCGCTGAGCTCTTCGGCGCTAAAATGTCGGTTTTCTAGCATACCCACGGCATCTTCAATTTGGCTGATACGGCTTGCACCGATCAGTACCGATGTCACGCGATCGCCACGTAGCACCCATGCCAGCGCCATTTGCGACAGTTTTTGCCCTCGCGCCAGCGCCATCTCATTAAGCTGCTTAATTTTACCCAGTTTCTGCTCAGTAATGGCTTCTGGTTTTAAGAACTGGCTATGTGCTGCGCGTGAATCTTCAGGTATTCCATGCAGATAACGATCGGTCAGCAGACCTCCCGCTAGTGGGGAAAACGCAATGGAACCGACGCCTTCTTCTTGCAAGACATCTAACAACCCACCTTCAACCCAGCGTTCAAACATTGAATATTTAGGTTGATGGATCAAGCAAGGTGTCCCGAGATCTCGCAGGATCGCAATCGCTTGGCGAGCCGTTTCTGCGGGATAGTTAGATAGCCCAACGTACAGGGCTTTACCTTGACGCACGATGAGGTCGAGAGCGCCCATAGTTTCTTCGAGCGGCGTATTAGGATCGGGGCGGTGGTGATAGAAAACATCCACATAGTCGAGCCCCATGCGTTTTAGGCTTTGGTTAAGACTAGCCACTAAATATTTTTTGCTGCCCCAGTCACCGTAAGTCCCTTCCCACATGGTGTATCCCGCTTTGCTTGAGATCACCATTTCATCGCGATACGGCAGGAGATCGTGTTGTAGAACACGGCCAAAATTGGTTTCTGCCGAGCCGGGAGGGGGGCCATAGTTGTTAGCGAGATCAAAATGAGTGATGCCTAAATCGAAAGCGCGCAGCAGCATATTGCGGCTGTTGTCGAAAAGGGTGGTATCACCAAAGTTATGCCACAACCCCAGCGAGATAGCCGGTAGCTGTAAACCGCTGTTACCGCAACGTCGGTATTCCATCGATTGATAGCGTTCGGGATTTGCCAGATAACTCATTGATCTTCCTTACACGATGACATGAAAAAAGACGATAAACACACAGTACGCCGCCTGATAATCTTAGGTAGTATGCGTGTTCACAGCGTAAATCTAGCTTTCCATCATGCTCCAGAGCCGGTTTCAACGCCATCAAAAAGAGCCCCCTATACTTTTAAACGTGAACTAACTTCTCGTTTTTTCAGTGCTTACTGCCCTGAAATGTCCATTGGGAGCATCGCAATGAGCAAGACTTCAAATAGCACGGTGTATAGCGTATCCGACTACCTCCTCGACCGACTTTCGCAGGCGGGTATTCAGCACGTGTTCGGCGTTCCCGGAGACTACAATCTGCGTTTTCTCGATTTTGTTACGGCTCACGCCGATCTTGAATGGGTGGGATGCGCCAACGAACTCAACGCGGCCTATGCCGCCGATGGATATGCACGATGTGCGCCCGCAGCTGCGTTGGTGACTACGTTCGGGGTGGGGGAGTTGAGTGCGATTAACGGTACCGTAGGCAGCTATGCTGAATATTTACCGGTTATTCATATTGTGGGAGCACCGAATAGGCGCTCTCAGCAGAAAGGGGAGTTGCTGCACCACACGTTAGGTGATGGTGATTATGGCCATTTCTACCGTATGGCGGCGGAAGTAACCTGCTCACAGGCCGTACTGACCCCAGAAAATGCGGCGGTTGAAATCGATCGTGTTCTCAGTGATGTGCTCTATCACCGTCGGCCCGGCTACCTCTTATTGCCAAGCGATGTGTGTGATGAGCCGATTCGTACCGAACTTTATCCCTTTGCCACACGACAAGATGAGATCACCGGGCTAAATGAATTTGTTCAGGCGGCGCGTGAGCTGCTTAAACCGGTTCGTAAGGTCGCATTATTGGCCGATTTTCTGGCCGACCGTTTTGGTCAAAAACAGGCCGTTCAGCAGTTGGCGGATTTACCCGGCGTTGCCAGCGCAACGCTGCTCATGGGGAAAGGCGTTCTCGACGAAAGTCAGCCAAACTTTGTTGGCACCTATGCCGGAGGCGCGAGCCAGCCCTGTGTGAAGGCCGCGATTGAAAATGCGGATGCATTAATAAGCGTGGGTGTGAGGTTAACCGACAGCGTGACGGCGGGCTTCACCCATCAGCTCACCTTAAATAAAACCATCGATATTCAGCCATTTTCAGCCAGCGTGGCAGGGCGCGTGTTTAGCCAATTGCCGATGAATGACGCATTGGCTGCATTAATTGATCTGGCACGCGAGCTTTGTGTGGAGTGGCAATCTCCCGATGCCCAGCGAGATAGTTTGCCGGAGGGACACGGTAATCA harbors:
- a CDS encoding NupC/NupG family nucleoside CNT transporter, translating into MSPILHFVLALAVVAVLALLVSRDRKSIRVRFIVQLLVVEILLAYFFLNSNIGLGFVKGFSGFFETLLKYAAEGTNFVFGNMSDKGLAFFFLNVLCPIVFISALIGILQHIRVLPVIIRAIGTVLSKINGMGKLESFNAVSSLILGQSENFIAYKDVLGKMSEKRMYTMAATAMSTVSMSIVGAYMTMLDAKFVVAALVLNMFSTFIVLSLINPYSVEGEADIQLKNTHEGQSFFEMLGEYILAGFKVAIIVSAMLIGFIALIAALNGLTEWVFALFHVDGMTFQRLLGYVFYPFAWVMGVPSHEALNVGSIMATKLVSNEFVAMIDLQKIATELSPRSLGILSVFLVSFANFSSIGIVAGAIKGLNEHQGNVVARFGLKLVYGSTLVSILSASIAGLFL
- a CDS encoding Nramp family divalent metal transporter translates to MLDSRVAETTPPASRKIKFSLMGPAFIAAIGYIDPGNFATNIQAGASYGYKLLWVVVWANFMAMLIQLLSAKLGIATGKNLAEHIRDRFPRPAVWAYWVQAEIIAMATDLAEFIGAAIGFKLLLGCTLLEGAVLTGIATFLILTLQRRGQKPLELVIGGLLLFVAAAYIVELVFSQPSIAQLAHGMLVPDLPTHEAVFLAAGVLGATIMPHVIYLHSSLTQTSASLGTKAERYSSTKLDVAIAMTIAGFVNLAMMATAAAAFHFSGHSGIAELDQAYLTLKPLLGNAAATIFGLSLVAAGLSSTVVGTLAGQVVMQGFVRFYIPLWVRRVVTMLPSFIVIMAGLDATRILLLSQVLLSFGIALALVPLLRFTGDKELMGDMVNGRTVQALGKVIVVVVVGLNFYLLVSMLF
- a CDS encoding DUF2502 domain-containing protein; the protein is MNPRIAAVIFAFCSLMPLGVAQATSADIDLLPGVSLHLGDRDQRGNYWDGYDWRDQNWWRNHQGRWVGDRSPRGYYWDGGRWRDHNWWQKNYYSRGGKYYRYDHKNKYKHHDRGNHYGHYKKHDRHDHDDRGHGHGHH
- a CDS encoding sugar O-acetyltransferase, with translation MIEGENYYSSDPELVADRLRAIDLCFQFNHTLPSQQQARKELLEALLPNVDKQAEITGPFFCDYGYNIKIGQRFYANTDLTILDIAPVTIGDDVMFAPHVQLYTAAHPTHPERRISGIEFGKPITIGNKVWIGGGVIVCPGVTIGDGSVIGAGSVVTKDIPPRVVAAGNPCRVLRSVDED
- the mgrA gene encoding L-glyceraldehyde 3-phosphate reductase, which encodes MSYLANPERYQSMEYRRCGNSGLQLPAISLGLWHNFGDTTLFDNSRNMLLRAFDLGITHFDLANNYGPPPGSAETNFGRVLQHDLLPYRDEMVISSKAGYTMWEGTYGDWGSKKYLVASLNQSLKRMGLDYVDVFYHHRPDPNTPLEETMGALDLIVRQGKALYVGLSNYPAETARQAIAILRDLGTPCLIHQPKYSMFERWVEGGLLDVLQEEGVGSIAFSPLAGGLLTDRYLHGIPEDSRAAHSQFLKPEAITEQKLGKIKQLNEMALARGQKLSQMALAWVLRGDRVTSVLIGASRISQIEDAVGMLENRHFSAEELSAIEKTLAS
- a CDS encoding alpha-keto acid decarboxylase family protein, which gives rise to MSKTSNSTVYSVSDYLLDRLSQAGIQHVFGVPGDYNLRFLDFVTAHADLEWVGCANELNAAYAADGYARCAPAAALVTTFGVGELSAINGTVGSYAEYLPVIHIVGAPNRRSQQKGELLHHTLGDGDYGHFYRMAAEVTCSQAVLTPENAAVEIDRVLSDVLYHRRPGYLLLPSDVCDEPIRTELYPFATRQDEITGLNEFVQAARELLKPVRKVALLADFLADRFGQKQAVQQLADLPGVASATLLMGKGVLDESQPNFVGTYAGGASQPCVKAAIENADALISVGVRLTDSVTAGFTHQLTLNKTIDIQPFSASVAGRVFSQLPMNDALAALIDLARELCVEWQSPDAQRDSLPEGHGNHLDQHTFWQQVQRFLRAGDIVIADQGTSSFGSATLRLPKDASFIVQPLWGSIGYTLPAVLGAQLAQPQRRVVLLIGDGSAQLTIQELGTLLRHGLRPVIILVNNDGYTVERAIHGPEEVYNDIAAWNWTQIPAALSVNGNAVTYHADSVQSLQKAFDASKTPKALTLIEVMLPKMDVPEYLATLSKAIAERNASH